The Hymenobacter oligotrophus genome has a window encoding:
- a CDS encoding alpha/beta fold hydrolase — protein sequence MTTALPAILLLHGFGESREIWTEFTREFPDDQYRLLTPNLLGFGTNIHDIRDYSMEAQARYLAEYLRQRGCERVLLVGHSMGGYAALAFAERYPNMVAGLSLFHSTALPDSDEKKANRDKNIDFVQRHGVDKFMESFIRPLFAPANRERLVQEREFLEEIGKATPKETVIGALRGMKDRPDRTHVLRDARYPVQFIVGKEDVAVTVESVLPQLALPAESYSLLLSDVGHLGYFERPDETRRAVLDFAGRVFGND from the coding sequence ATGACGACTGCCTTACCCGCCATTCTGCTGCTGCACGGCTTCGGCGAAAGCCGCGAAATCTGGACCGAGTTCACCCGCGAATTTCCCGACGACCAGTACCGCCTGCTCACGCCCAACCTGCTGGGCTTCGGTACCAACATCCACGACATCCGCGACTACTCGATGGAGGCGCAGGCCCGCTACCTGGCCGAGTACCTGCGCCAGCGCGGCTGCGAGCGGGTGTTGCTGGTGGGCCACAGCATGGGCGGCTACGCGGCCCTAGCCTTCGCCGAGCGCTACCCCAACATGGTGGCCGGCCTGAGCCTGTTCCACTCCACGGCCTTGCCCGATTCGGACGAGAAAAAGGCCAACCGCGACAAAAACATCGACTTTGTGCAGCGCCACGGCGTCGATAAGTTCATGGAGTCGTTTATCCGGCCCTTGTTTGCGCCGGCCAACCGCGAGCGGTTGGTGCAGGAGCGCGAGTTTCTGGAAGAAATCGGCAAGGCCACGCCCAAGGAAACCGTTATCGGTGCCCTGCGGGGTATGAAAGACCGCCCCGACCGCACCCACGTGCTGCGCGACGCCCGCTACCCGGTGCAGTTCATTGTGGGCAAAGAAGACGTGGCCGTAACCGTGGAAAGCGTGCTGCCGCAGCTGGCCCTGCCCGCCGAAAGCTACTCCTTGCTGCTCTCCGACGTGGGCCACCTAGGGTACTTCGAGCGCCCCGACGAAACCCGCCGCGCCGTGCTCGATTTTGCCGGCCGGGTGTTCGGCAACGACTAA
- a CDS encoding TonB family protein, whose product MLLRSLFCGAGLFVTFAALGQSVNSGASGTTTRNAVYTVVEQQPYFRGGMDAMWEYLGQNLRYPEEALRQRIEGKVFVNFVVSETGTLENVTVVKGPHPLLNDEAVRVIKLMPAWEPGRQVGRAVPVSYNLPITFRLPPLPPAGPRTAPEVYPPKPVGGQAALEAHLKSNLNYPEAARRQKASMLVFVQADVNEHGQLIAARPLSGFGAKAQLATNGQTKRELQELLDAAGAAFKPTHAWQPAQQKGKPAAGSVVVPVVLNGTTGSAELLPYVHLFPSEPAVPVGGKEEQFGFMAKNMRYPTGALRRQTQGEVKVLVEVDEAGQLSNATVIQSVSPELDAEALRVTALMKPMHPALERDLPVRSFVVLPFTFTIK is encoded by the coding sequence ATGTTATTACGTTCTCTATTCTGCGGTGCTGGGTTGTTCGTGACTTTTGCCGCCCTAGGTCAATCAGTTAACTCCGGCGCATCGGGGACAACGACGCGCAACGCGGTGTACACCGTTGTGGAGCAACAGCCCTATTTTCGGGGAGGTATGGACGCCATGTGGGAGTATCTGGGTCAGAACCTCAGATACCCGGAGGAAGCTCTCAGGCAGCGCATCGAGGGCAAAGTGTTTGTCAACTTCGTGGTGAGCGAAACCGGCACTCTGGAAAACGTGACCGTTGTGAAAGGTCCGCACCCATTGCTCAACGACGAGGCAGTTCGGGTAATCAAACTAATGCCGGCTTGGGAGCCGGGCCGGCAAGTGGGCCGGGCGGTGCCGGTCTCTTATAATCTGCCCATTACGTTCCGGCTCCCGCCGCTGCCGCCAGCCGGTCCGCGCACAGCTCCCGAGGTGTATCCGCCCAAGCCCGTGGGCGGGCAAGCTGCGTTGGAGGCTCATCTGAAAAGCAACCTAAATTATCCGGAAGCAGCCCGTCGGCAGAAAGCCTCGATGCTGGTGTTTGTGCAAGCGGACGTGAACGAGCACGGCCAGCTAATTGCGGCCAGGCCGCTATCTGGCTTCGGAGCCAAGGCTCAGCTTGCTACCAATGGCCAAACCAAGCGCGAGTTGCAAGAGCTACTCGACGCAGCGGGGGCCGCGTTTAAGCCGACCCATGCATGGCAGCCGGCGCAGCAAAAGGGCAAACCCGCAGCAGGGTCGGTTGTGGTGCCAGTGGTGCTGAATGGCACAACGGGCAGCGCGGAGTTGCTGCCCTACGTGCACTTGTTTCCGAGCGAGCCGGCAGTGCCTGTGGGCGGCAAGGAAGAACAGTTTGGGTTTATGGCGAAAAACATGCGTTACCCCACTGGGGCGTTGCGTCGCCAAACGCAGGGCGAAGTGAAGGTACTGGTAGAGGTAGACGAGGCCGGCCAACTCAGCAATGCCACCGTTATCCAGTCGGTTTCACCGGAGCTGGATGCCGAGGCCCTGCGTGTAACGGCGCTGATGAAACCCATGCACCCGGCGTTGGAGCGGGATCTGCCCGTACGCAGCTTTGTAGTACTGCCTTTCACTTTTACCATAAAGTAA
- a CDS encoding aspartate-semialdehyde dehydrogenase, which produces MKVAVVGATGLVGGQMLKVLEERNFPVTELLPVASEKSVGQTIHFKGQPFAVVSMDDAIAARPAVAIFSAGGSVSKELAPRFAEVGTVVIDNSSAWRMDPTKKLVVPEVNAHVLTPEDKIIANPNCSTIQMVLALSKLHEAYKVERVVVSTYQSVTGTGKKAVDQLMQERAGGEVTSKAYPHPIDLNVLPHIDVFEDNGYTKEEMKMVKETKKIMGDDTIRVTATTVRIPVIGGHSESVNVEFARDFDLGEVRRLLEATEGVEVVDDPVNNRYPMPKDAHGKDAVLVGRLRRDESQPNTLNMWVVADNLRKGAATNAVQIAEYMLRQGLIK; this is translated from the coding sequence ATGAAAGTAGCCGTAGTAGGCGCCACCGGCCTTGTGGGTGGCCAGATGCTTAAAGTGCTCGAAGAGCGCAATTTTCCGGTAACCGAGTTGCTGCCCGTGGCTTCCGAGAAATCGGTGGGCCAAACCATTCATTTCAAAGGCCAGCCGTTTGCGGTGGTAAGCATGGACGATGCCATTGCCGCCCGCCCGGCCGTGGCCATTTTCTCGGCCGGTGGCTCGGTGTCGAAAGAGTTGGCGCCGCGCTTTGCTGAAGTAGGCACCGTGGTAATCGACAACTCCTCGGCCTGGCGTATGGACCCCACCAAGAAACTAGTGGTGCCCGAGGTAAACGCTCACGTGCTCACGCCGGAGGACAAGATTATTGCCAACCCCAACTGCTCCACTATTCAGATGGTATTGGCCCTGAGCAAGCTGCACGAGGCCTACAAAGTGGAGCGCGTGGTGGTGAGCACCTATCAAAGCGTAACCGGCACTGGCAAAAAAGCCGTGGATCAGCTGATGCAGGAGCGCGCCGGCGGCGAGGTAACCTCCAAGGCTTACCCCCACCCCATCGACCTGAACGTGCTGCCGCACATTGACGTGTTCGAGGACAACGGCTACACCAAAGAGGAGATGAAAATGGTGAAGGAGACCAAGAAGATTATGGGTGACGACACGATTCGCGTTACGGCCACCACGGTGCGCATTCCGGTAATCGGCGGCCACTCCGAGTCGGTGAACGTGGAGTTTGCCCGCGACTTCGACCTAGGCGAAGTGCGCCGCCTGCTCGAAGCCACCGAAGGCGTAGAGGTGGTTGACGACCCGGTCAACAACCGCTACCCCATGCCCAAAGATGCCCACGGCAAAGACGCCGTGCTGGTAGGCCGCCTGCGCCGCGACGAATCGCAGCCGAACACGCTGAACATGTGGGTGGTAGCCGACAACCTGCGCAAAGGCGCCGCTACCAACGCCGTGCAAATTGCCGAGTACATGCTCCGGCAAGGGCTGATTAAGTAA
- a CDS encoding lamin tail domain-containing protein: MLLRLLYLLGLVLLTLPATAQLSESFADGDFSQNPAWAGDAAAFQVNTQQQLQSNGPAVTGSQIQLAAPQQAATGTTWEFWANLRLATSGGNLADVWLISEQADLKAANNRGYFVRLGGTPDEVALFRKDAGASPVYLINGQDGTLSSATNNLVRVRVTRSPGNVWTLERDLTGGRAFTGEGTATDATYQRSQYLGVLLTYSAANNRNFYFDDFRVTDATPPQVVSAAAVSATQVDVQFTEPLAAPLAAGSFRLGGGPVATAAQPDAADASLVHLSFGSNLPLGQNTLEVRNVADAFGNVAAGPLTAAFRFNGTLAAPGVNQLLITEIMADETPQVGLPASEYLELHNPSATNQLDLGGVRLLKPGSSSAAVFPAGAVLLPGEYAVVCASTRTAQFTGYGKVFGLANFPSLTNTGDQLLLRGRDGRTLFEVRYADTWYRDNRKKEGGWALELIDLGNPCGGAENWQASLDANGGTPGRANSVQAANPDRTPPQLIAAVAVTATRLRLTFAEKLDSTLASNSALYRLQPSGAVQSVAAVPFDFRTVELILGAPLAPNQPYTVQVQRATDCVGNAAGPLTSATIALPVPAAPGDVVINEVLFNPRSGGYDFVELLNRSNNYISLQGWRLARELPDGSLDAHNISPEPLVLAPGQLLVLSERPETVQAQYPNSHEATAFLPATSLPSLPDDAGVIVVLDAQNRIIDRLAYAETMHLPLLDSREGVSLERIRPAGPSAAANFHSAASSTGYATPGRRNSQYQAEPGGDKQFTLEPEVFTPDDDGQQDFTTLSYRLDAPGYVASVTVYDALGRLTRRLVRNETLPTSGFFRWDGLTDANRKAAVGYYVLHIELFQPANGMRREYKKTVVLGARL; this comes from the coding sequence ATGCTGCTACGCCTACTTTACTTGTTAGGGCTGGTGCTACTGACGTTGCCAGCTACCGCACAATTATCCGAGAGTTTTGCCGACGGCGACTTCAGTCAAAATCCTGCTTGGGCGGGCGACGCAGCCGCTTTTCAGGTAAACACGCAGCAACAGCTGCAAAGCAACGGGCCAGCGGTTACGGGTTCCCAAATTCAGCTGGCCGCGCCGCAGCAAGCGGCAACCGGCACCACCTGGGAGTTTTGGGCCAATTTGCGGCTGGCTACCTCGGGCGGCAACCTGGCCGATGTGTGGCTGATTTCGGAGCAAGCCGACCTGAAAGCTGCCAACAACCGCGGTTACTTCGTGCGCCTAGGTGGCACCCCCGACGAGGTAGCCCTGTTCCGGAAGGACGCCGGCGCCAGCCCGGTGTATCTTATTAATGGCCAGGACGGTACTCTTAGCTCAGCCACCAACAACCTGGTGCGCGTGCGCGTTACGCGCAGCCCCGGCAACGTCTGGACGCTGGAGCGCGACCTGACCGGCGGCCGCGCCTTTACCGGCGAGGGTACCGCCACCGATGCCACCTACCAACGCAGCCAGTACCTAGGCGTGCTGCTCACGTACTCGGCTGCCAACAACCGCAACTTTTACTTTGACGATTTCCGGGTTACCGATGCCACGCCGCCGCAAGTGGTAAGCGCCGCGGCCGTGTCGGCCACGCAGGTTGATGTGCAGTTCACGGAGCCGCTGGCAGCGCCGTTAGCCGCCGGCTCGTTCCGGCTGGGCGGCGGCCCGGTGGCTACCGCAGCGCAGCCCGATGCAGCCGATGCCAGCCTAGTGCACCTCAGCTTCGGCAGCAACTTGCCCCTGGGTCAGAACACCCTGGAGGTGCGCAACGTGGCCGATGCGTTCGGCAATGTGGCGGCGGGGCCGCTTACCGCTGCGTTTCGGTTTAACGGGACGCTGGCAGCACCGGGCGTTAATCAGCTGCTCATCACCGAAATTATGGCCGACGAAACCCCACAGGTGGGGCTGCCGGCCTCGGAATACCTTGAACTACACAACCCTTCGGCTACCAACCAGCTCGACCTAGGGGGCGTACGTCTGCTGAAGCCCGGCAGCAGCTCGGCGGCGGTATTCCCTGCAGGCGCTGTGTTGTTGCCGGGCGAGTACGCCGTGGTGTGCGCCAGCACCCGTACGGCGCAGTTTACCGGTTACGGCAAAGTGTTCGGCCTCGCCAACTTTCCGAGCCTTACCAATACCGGCGACCAACTGCTGCTGCGCGGCCGCGACGGACGTACGCTTTTTGAGGTGCGCTACGCCGACACCTGGTACCGCGACAACCGCAAGAAGGAGGGCGGCTGGGCCTTGGAGCTGATTGACCTAGGTAACCCTTGCGGCGGCGCCGAAAACTGGCAGGCCAGCCTCGACGCCAACGGCGGCACGCCCGGCCGCGCCAACTCCGTACAAGCCGCCAACCCCGACCGCACGCCGCCGCAACTGATAGCCGCGGTAGCCGTTACGGCCACGCGCCTGCGCCTCACCTTTGCCGAAAAGCTCGATAGCACCCTTGCCAGCAACTCCGCCTTGTACCGCTTGCAGCCCAGCGGCGCGGTGCAAAGCGTGGCTGCCGTGCCGTTCGATTTTCGCACTGTGGAGCTTATCCTAGGTGCCCCGCTTGCGCCCAACCAGCCGTACACCGTGCAGGTGCAGCGCGCTACCGATTGCGTGGGCAACGCCGCGGGGCCGCTTACCTCGGCCACCATTGCGCTGCCCGTACCTGCCGCGCCCGGCGATGTGGTCATCAACGAAGTGCTGTTCAACCCGCGCTCGGGCGGCTACGATTTTGTGGAGCTGCTCAACCGCTCCAATAACTACATCAGCCTGCAGGGTTGGCGCCTGGCCCGCGAACTGCCCGATGGCTCGCTCGATGCCCACAACATCAGTCCCGAGCCGCTGGTGCTGGCGCCCGGCCAACTGCTGGTGCTCAGCGAGCGGCCCGAAACCGTGCAGGCGCAGTACCCCAATAGCCACGAGGCCACGGCTTTTCTGCCGGCCACGAGCCTGCCCTCGTTGCCCGATGATGCCGGTGTAATTGTGGTGCTCGATGCGCAAAACCGCATCATCGATCGGCTGGCCTACGCCGAAACCATGCACCTGCCGCTGCTCGATTCGCGCGAGGGTGTTTCGTTGGAGCGCATTCGGCCTGCCGGGCCCAGCGCTGCCGCCAACTTTCATTCGGCAGCCAGCAGCACCGGCTACGCCACGCCCGGCCGCCGCAACTCGCAGTACCAAGCCGAGCCCGGCGGCGACAAGCAGTTTACGCTGGAGCCAGAGGTATTTACGCCCGACGACGACGGCCAGCAGGATTTCACCACCCTGAGCTACCGCCTCGATGCGCCCGGCTACGTGGCCAGCGTAACCGTGTACGATGCCCTAGGTAGGCTTACGCGGCGGTTGGTGCGCAACGAAACGCTGCCCACCTCGGGCTTCTTCCGGTGGGATGGCCTCACCGATGCCAACCGCAAAGCGGCTGTGGGCTACTACGTGCTGCACATCGAGCTTTTTCAGCCCGCCAATGGCATGCGGCGCGAGTACAAAAAAACGGTGGTGCTGGGGGCGCGGCTCTAG
- a CDS encoding SPW repeat domain-containing protein codes for MKILSPSAHGVLDYIVSMFFIMAPLLFDLQHPYSTAFYTLGVGYLLVALLTDYPLGWMRVIPFPLHGAMELVSGLVFIALPFIFGFSDTEPAARNLFIGSGIAFVLSWLVTDWKAAHGHSRTGTLLTDAGEMRH; via the coding sequence ATGAAAATTCTGTCACCTTCCGCCCACGGCGTGCTCGACTACATAGTTTCCATGTTCTTCATCATGGCTCCGCTGCTGTTCGATTTGCAGCACCCGTACTCCACGGCGTTCTATACGTTGGGGGTTGGCTACCTGCTGGTTGCGCTGCTCACCGACTATCCGCTCGGCTGGATGCGCGTTATTCCGTTTCCGCTGCACGGGGCCATGGAGCTGGTGAGCGGTCTGGTGTTCATTGCGTTGCCGTTCATTTTCGGCTTCTCCGATACCGAACCGGCCGCCCGTAACTTGTTTATCGGCTCGGGCATTGCCTTTGTGCTTTCGTGGTTGGTTACCGACTGGAAAGCCGCGCACGGCCACAGCCGCACCGGTACCCTGCTCACCGACGCCGGCGAAATGCGCCACTAA
- a CDS encoding transporter, whose product MYRIICLLAALAWCTSAHAQASGPASSPYDSARFHLFKPVPRNQLRELRPDRPGVTESPFTVDAGHLQVETDILRLINRRDDDKRERQWKAAYVTAKLGLWRRTDVQLEAPLYTVLKERMADEPTWRSNRGFGDLSVRLKHNFIGDDQEGPVAVAVVGFVRLPTGGAAGSGGVEGGVVLPVDWHIGQKWNLETQLIADVNYDRDAAEHFLRVMPSVAVDYEVNDKLSLLLEGVTKWDAQHSGWRSSINVAPIINFTDNLQFDFGGHFALNREMDREFFVGFTVRR is encoded by the coding sequence ATGTACCGCATTATTTGCCTGCTGGCCGCTTTGGCTTGGTGCACCTCGGCGCACGCCCAAGCCAGCGGCCCCGCATCGTCGCCGTACGACTCGGCCCGATTTCACTTGTTTAAACCCGTGCCGCGCAACCAACTGCGCGAGCTGCGCCCCGACCGCCCCGGCGTAACGGAAAGCCCCTTTACCGTGGATGCCGGCCACCTGCAGGTAGAAACCGACATACTGCGCCTGATAAACCGCCGCGACGACGACAAGCGCGAACGGCAATGGAAAGCGGCCTACGTAACGGCCAAGCTGGGCCTGTGGCGCCGCACCGATGTGCAGCTGGAAGCACCGCTTTACACCGTGCTAAAGGAGCGCATGGCCGACGAGCCCACGTGGCGCAGCAACCGCGGCTTTGGCGACCTTTCGGTGCGCTTGAAGCACAACTTTATCGGCGACGACCAAGAGGGTCCGGTGGCCGTGGCGGTGGTAGGCTTTGTGCGCCTGCCCACCGGCGGCGCGGCCGGCAGCGGCGGCGTAGAGGGCGGCGTGGTGCTGCCCGTCGATTGGCACATTGGCCAGAAGTGGAACCTTGAAACCCAGCTGATTGCCGACGTTAACTACGACCGCGACGCCGCCGAGCACTTTTTGCGCGTGATGCCCTCGGTGGCCGTCGACTACGAAGTGAACGACAAACTCTCGCTGCTGCTCGAGGGCGTGACGAAGTGGGACGCGCAGCACTCGGGCTGGCGCAGCTCCATCAACGTGGCGCCCATCATCAACTTCACCGACAACCTGCAATTCGATTTCGGCGGGCACTTTGCCCTGAACCGCGAAATGGACCGCGAGTTTTTTGTGGGCTTTACGGTGCGGCGCTAG
- a CDS encoding TonB-dependent receptor — protein sequence MKQLLLILVLLSTSLGATWAQTATLRGQVRAGGQPVPFATVALKGTTLGTTASETGTYTLKQVPAGTYQLVASAVGYKPAERTITVPPGAALEHNLLLAGVANELQDVVISGTLGEVVKSESPVPVEIFTPKFFQKNPSPSLFENLTLVNGVRPQLNCSVCATGDIHIHGLEGAYTMVLIDGMPIVSALSTVYGLSGIPNSMVERIEVVKGPASTLYGSEALGGLINVITKDPQKASRLSVDGFATSHGETNLDLGTTLRAGKATSLLTGNVFHFDQRRDVNRDGFTDIPTQKRASVFNKWSFARPENQVASLAGRYYYEDRFGGQLPWRNEFRGTDSIYGESIYTNRYELLGQYQLPVRGQKMMLSGSYNRHRQNSVYGTTLYKATQHVAFGQLTWTRALSIRHNLLLGAAYRYTWYDDNTPATEQATNNLVRNQPDVVQLPGVFAQDEWRLTEHATLLAGLRLDYNSRHGAILSPRVNYKWGTDDGSRVLRLGVGNGFRVVNLFTEDHAALTGARTVVVEEQLRPERSWNTTLNYTHQLRTATGSLTFDGSLFWTYFTNKITPDYDTDPNQIVYRNLRGFAVSRGASLNADLALGTQVKIMAGITALDVYRREQRTPDGPTEYIKQLHTPALSGTYAASYTAERWGLTIDYTGQVNGPMQLPVQPNDYRPSRSPWYSLQNLQATKRLGKGLEVYGGVKNLLNFLPRHVLLRSFDPFDKYVEQDNPNGYTFDTEYNYAPVQGRRVFLGMRYAL from the coding sequence ATGAAACAGCTGTTACTTATTCTGGTACTCCTAAGCACATCCCTGGGTGCAACGTGGGCCCAAACGGCCACGCTGCGCGGCCAGGTGCGCGCGGGTGGGCAGCCGGTGCCTTTTGCTACCGTGGCCCTCAAAGGCACTACCCTAGGCACCACCGCCTCCGAAACCGGCACCTACACCCTAAAGCAAGTACCAGCCGGCACCTACCAACTAGTGGCCTCGGCCGTGGGCTACAAACCCGCCGAGCGCACCATTACCGTGCCGCCAGGCGCCGCGCTCGAGCACAACCTGCTGCTGGCCGGCGTGGCTAACGAGTTGCAGGATGTGGTAATCAGCGGCACGCTGGGCGAGGTGGTGAAAAGCGAATCGCCGGTACCGGTGGAGATATTCACGCCCAAGTTCTTCCAGAAAAACCCTTCGCCTAGCTTGTTCGAAAACCTGACGCTGGTGAACGGCGTGCGCCCGCAGCTGAATTGCAGCGTGTGCGCCACCGGCGACATCCACATTCACGGGCTGGAAGGCGCGTACACCATGGTGCTTATCGATGGCATGCCCATTGTGTCGGCCTTGAGCACGGTGTACGGGCTGAGCGGCATCCCCAACAGCATGGTGGAGCGCATTGAGGTGGTGAAGGGCCCGGCCTCCACGCTCTACGGCTCCGAGGCCCTAGGTGGCCTCATCAACGTAATTACCAAAGACCCGCAGAAGGCTTCGCGCCTTTCGGTGGATGGCTTTGCCACCTCGCACGGCGAAACCAACCTCGATTTGGGCACCACCCTGCGCGCCGGCAAGGCTACCTCGCTGCTCACCGGCAACGTGTTTCACTTCGACCAGCGCCGCGACGTGAACCGCGACGGGTTCACGGACATTCCGACGCAGAAGCGCGCCTCGGTATTTAACAAGTGGAGCTTTGCGCGGCCCGAAAACCAAGTAGCCTCGCTGGCCGGCCGCTACTACTACGAAGACCGGTTTGGCGGGCAGCTGCCGTGGCGCAACGAGTTTCGGGGCACCGACAGCATTTACGGCGAGAGCATTTACACCAACCGCTACGAGCTGCTGGGGCAATACCAGCTGCCCGTACGGGGGCAAAAAATGATGCTGAGCGGCTCCTACAACCGCCACCGCCAAAACTCCGTGTACGGCACCACGCTTTACAAAGCCACCCAGCACGTAGCGTTTGGCCAGCTGACGTGGACGCGGGCCCTCAGCATTCGGCACAACTTGCTGCTGGGCGCGGCCTACCGCTACACTTGGTACGACGACAACACCCCCGCCACCGAGCAAGCCACCAACAACCTAGTGCGCAACCAGCCCGACGTGGTGCAACTGCCCGGCGTGTTTGCGCAAGACGAATGGCGCCTCACCGAACACGCTACGCTGCTCGCGGGCCTGCGCCTCGATTACAACTCGCGGCACGGCGCCATTTTGTCGCCGCGGGTTAACTATAAGTGGGGCACCGACGACGGCAGCCGCGTGCTGCGCCTGGGCGTGGGCAACGGCTTTCGGGTGGTGAATTTGTTTACCGAAGACCACGCCGCCCTTACCGGGGCCCGCACCGTGGTGGTAGAGGAGCAGCTGCGGCCCGAACGCTCCTGGAACACCACCCTCAACTACACGCACCAGTTGCGCACGGCCACCGGCTCGCTCACCTTCGACGGCAGCTTGTTCTGGACGTACTTCACGAACAAAATCACGCCCGATTACGATACCGACCCCAACCAGATTGTGTACCGCAACCTGCGCGGGTTTGCCGTATCGCGTGGGGCTAGCCTAAACGCCGACCTGGCCCTAGGTACGCAGGTGAAAATTATGGCCGGCATCACGGCCTTGGATGTGTACCGCCGCGAGCAGCGCACCCCCGACGGGCCCACCGAGTACATCAAGCAGCTGCACACCCCGGCGCTGTCGGGCACCTACGCGGCCTCGTACACGGCCGAGCGCTGGGGCCTTACAATCGACTACACCGGCCAGGTAAACGGCCCCATGCAGCTGCCCGTGCAACCCAACGACTACCGCCCCAGCCGCTCGCCGTGGTACTCGCTGCAAAACCTGCAGGCCACCAAGCGGCTTGGCAAAGGGCTGGAGGTGTACGGCGGCGTGAAGAACCTGCTGAACTTCTTGCCGCGCCACGTGCTGCTGCGCTCCTTCGACCCCTTCGATAAGTACGTGGAGCAGGACAACCCCAACGGCTACACCTTCGACACCGAGTACAACTACGCCCCGGTGCAGGGCCGCCGCGTATTTCTGGGGATGCGCTACGCACTATAA